The window TTACCCACGAACTGGATGTGATTCGTTACGCCTGTAACCATGTAGCGGTCCTGGAAGACGGCCTGATTGCCGAATCCGGAGGCGTCAAGAGTGTATTTCTGAATCCGACAAGTGAAACAGCGCGGCTTTTCATGAAGATAAATCATGATTTTTCCAACCACGATTGGCAGGAAGGGGATGGTATATGATAAAAACACTGCAAAGCGCCTTTAGCGCAGAGACCTGGAGTATTGTTGGTCCTGCCATCAACCAAACCCTGTATATGACGATTCTTACGACCATTCTGACCGGTATATTCGGCCTTGTTTTGGGAATAGTTCTTGTTTTGACCGATAAGGACGGGCTTCATCCCCTGCCGGTTTTTAATTTAATTGCCGGGGGAATCATCAACGCCTTTCGTTCCATGCCTTCGGTGATCATCATCATTTTGACCCTGCCCCTTTCGCGGCTTATCATCGGCATATCCTATGGGCCAAAGGCCTGTATTGTGGCCCTGGCGGCAACCTGTATCCCCATGTTTGCCCGGTTGGTGGAAAGCAGCATCCTGGAAGTTCCCAAGGGCAAGTTTGAAGCTGCCCAGGCCATGGGCGCGAGCAAAGGGGAGATTGTTTTTAAGGTGATGCTTCCGGAAGCGCTGCCCAATTTGGTCCGCAACTTTACGGTGACTATCATCGTTGTTATTTCTACCACCGCCATTGCCGGTTCCTTTGGCGCAGGGGGCTTGGGGGATGTGGCGGTACGGTACGGGTATGCCCGTTTCAGGGTGGACATGCTCATCGCCTCGGTAATAGTGCTCATCCTCTTGGTGAATGTGGTGCAGCTTGCCGGTGGGGGATTCGCACGGCATATTCTGAAAAAACGCCATTTGATTTAGGAAATATCGGCCTTGAGGCTGATAAGAGTATAGAAAGGAGCTATGTATGAAACGAACAGCAGTGTTAGTAGCGGGGTTGGTTCTGATTTCTTCTCTTGCCTTTGCAGGAGGAAAGAGCGAGGCTTCAGGCGCCCAAACAACCAAAGCAGGCGGAAACAGCACCCGCTTAAAGGTACAGGCGGATATAGTCCCCCATGCGGAGCTATTGGAATTTGTAAAACCCACACTGGCGGCCCAGGGTATTGATATTGAGATTATCACCACCACCGACAGTTCATTGGCCAATGAGCAGGTTGCCAACGGGGAATTGGATGTAAACTTTTTTCAGCATGAACCCTACTTAAAGTCCATCGTTGCGGAAAGGGGTTTTGACCTCGTAAACGGCGGCAATATCCATGTTGAACCCATCGGCGCCTATTCGGTTAAATACAAAACCGTCAATGAAGTACCGAACAATGCAAAGATTGCCATTCCCAACGATGCGACAAACGAATACCGTGCCCTGCGCATCCTTGAACAGGCGGGCTTTATCACCCTGAAAAAGGGCGTCGACGTATATCAGACCACGGTTGCCAACACAGTTGATAAATACGTGAAACCCATTACCCTGCAGGAACTGGATTCCGCCCTGATCATCCGGGTAAAAGAAGATTTTGACGTATACATTACCAACACCAACAAGATCCTGGAAGCGGGGATCGATACCACCCAGGTACTTTTCCGGGAAGGCAAGGATTCTCCCTATGCAAACATTCTGGCGGTAAAAGCAAGCCGGGTGAATGATCCTGCGATCAAAGCCCTGTTTGTCGCCCTCACCTCCGAGGATGTCCGTAAATTCATCGACAGTAAATACAAAGGCGCGGTTATCCCTGCATTTTAAGGAAATTTGACTGAAAGCAGCCCCCTCACAAAGCAAGGTGAGGGGGTTTTTATGATTTCACTTCCGGGATAAGCCCGCTTTGACGGTAACTGAACCAGGAGTTTTCCGAAAAAATGAGATGATCCAAAAAATGGATGCCCAGGATATC is drawn from Leadbettera azotonutricia ZAS-9 and contains these coding sequences:
- a CDS encoding methionine ABC transporter permease; protein product: MIKTLQSAFSAETWSIVGPAINQTLYMTILTTILTGIFGLVLGIVLVLTDKDGLHPLPVFNLIAGGIINAFRSMPSVIIIILTLPLSRLIIGISYGPKACIVALAATCIPMFARLVESSILEVPKGKFEAAQAMGASKGEIVFKVMLPEALPNLVRNFTVTIIVVISTTAIAGSFGAGGLGDVAVRYGYARFRVDMLIASVIVLILLVNVVQLAGGGFARHILKKRHLI
- a CDS encoding MetQ/NlpA family ABC transporter substrate-binding protein; protein product: MKRTAVLVAGLVLISSLAFAGGKSEASGAQTTKAGGNSTRLKVQADIVPHAELLEFVKPTLAAQGIDIEIITTTDSSLANEQVANGELDVNFFQHEPYLKSIVAERGFDLVNGGNIHVEPIGAYSVKYKTVNEVPNNAKIAIPNDATNEYRALRILEQAGFITLKKGVDVYQTTVANTVDKYVKPITLQELDSALIIRVKEDFDVYITNTNKILEAGIDTTQVLFREGKDSPYANILAVKASRVNDPAIKALFVALTSEDVRKFIDSKYKGAVIPAF